The DNA sequence GGTCAGACACATGAACAGCATTAAAGCTCTGCCCTCTTCACCTGGCATCTCAAATTTACACATTTCATAAAGGTCTAATGTTAAAAATATGGGGGAAAACGTGAATAGGTATACTTACCTTAAAACATAAGGTAAGTGTACACATCAAGCCCAACCAAATCTACATCAAATTTTTCTacagtgaaatgtaaaaatgtgaaatgaaagtTTAATCTCTCATTTGAAGTTTAATGACTTGATTTATAAACTCTTTATTGTGCAGTGTGGAGTCTGGACTGGGCTGAATAACCCAGAACACGCGTAATGGCTGCAGGGGTCCCAGATCAGTCCAGCTCATGTGTCATCATTTTCGGAAAGGAAGAAAGAagtcattttattaaaaaacacGTGTGTGTCAGCAGTAGCCCGGAacttctttcttcctctctgtttCAAGTGTAACAGGAACTTTCTTTGCTGCTTTTACAGTATTTTCCATCCCATGCAAGTTGATAGTTAAGAGAAGTTATTTTAAGTGAAGTGAGACTTGCCTATTTTGTTGTGTCATCATATTTCTCTAAAGATTCTCAGTCTCAATGTTCAAAGTTGTGCCAAGCTTTGCCATGAAGGGGACCTTTAGAAggtcattttttatatatattagaTGTTTTCTTTTGCTACTGCATACCAAAGAAGACAAAGAACATGTCTGAAAATGTCATCTTCTAAAGGTGCCCTACTGAGCAAAGTTTTtccaaattataattttttttgcagGAGGTGGGAGGTACGTGCAGATGATCATCCGCAACGCAGTAATGATACATTTCATTGGCTTACAATTAAAAACACAGAAGTAACAAATTTCTCAATTGGCCAAGACATTAAACATAAAAGCAAATCATTTGGAGTAGTTCTTCTCAATTCaaatcccaaaagtgtaaataGGCACACGTATCCTACTACCTCCAATTTGATGCATCATCTGACTAAAGCATATCTGGATACCTAAGAATTCTGAAAATCCAGCATAAGATCTGACTGGAAGGTTAGGCTATGCTAGTCATCTGGCTCGTATTTGACTAACTATGACCAGGAGTCTGCAATGGTGGGACTGGGACTCGTCCGGTTGTGTTGACAGAGGTGTTGACAGAGGTCTTTGTGTTTCTGCTGAATTGGTTCCTGCCAACAACACATTAGGCACTTGTAGGCAAGGAGTAGTTAAGCGTATGCTTTCCCACTGCACTTGAGATGAAGGGTTTCACTCCAGTACAAAATGCCTGCTGTGTATTATTCAGGAAGGTGGTGTGGGAGGCAAGTTTCCTTGTTGCCCCTCCTGCTTCCATGGAGACGGGTCATAGGTCATGAAGAATCCTTCCTGTGTGGCGAGGTGTAAGCTATTCTGCTAACTTTAATAAGGAAGCCCTCAGCTACGATGcacagctgtgcagagagggagggtgagagggagggaggcagaggattTCGGCAATGACAGCATTTCCCACACAGTGATGGCAGGATGCTTTTCTAAGTCGTGATGCATGCTTTCCCTTCCTGGCTTTGGAGATGGACGGTAAGAGTAATGCGTTTCATCACTAAGGTCACAGGTCAGGAAAGCCAACGGTTCCATTTCTGTTCCTTTCTCACTCCCTGGCCAGGGCGTGGCTGGTGGCATCCTGCTTCTACACCGTTTGCCTCTGCACTCAGCAGAGATTTCAACCGTTTTACAGCGTCTGGACAATGGTGCTTACCCGGTTGTCCTCTGTAGAGAAGGTCATCTATGaacacagcaaaaataaaaattagcCAGTGGATAGCATGAAATGGAGTGTACGGCAGAGAATGTGATTCTCTATCTTACACTGAAGGGCTTTTGAGAGCTTTGTACAGCCGTGGTGCCGGTTCTGTTCGTGCCCGGGGCTATGGCTGTGCTCTTGGTTGCAGAAGTGCTGCTGGTCACCACAGGCTGGCTCATACTGCCGGAGGTGGATGCTGGAGAggtcaggagagagagaagagagagggagagacatatGAGGACTTGCAGTTAAAGATGTGGCCAGTGTAGGACCAGCCGCTTTCCTGACAGCTGGCTTTTCACTACAGGGAAATTAATGGCTGACATCAGCATGTGACAATTTTAGACCGCTACTGCTCACTGTGACCCGGGAGATGTGACTGCTAAGTCACTGATGTGTGACTGTGACAGAGCTGGAATCCTAGCAGTTGCACTCATATCTAAAGTTGACATTTAATGTTCTTGATCCCTAATTAACTACTAATACACTGCTTCATATGGATAAGTTAGCACATAAGTAAACTGTGCATGATTACTGCATTTCTAATTGGAACTATTCACCAAtatatttagtaaaaaaaacaaaaacattatgttttAAGTGACACCAAAAAAGTGCTAATTCAAATAACAGCATAGCATTCTTCCTTCACTTATGTCATGGCAGCCCTTTCGAACACACTGCGTTAAAATACTAATATATAATACATGCCGAATTACACAAGACATAATCCACAATGCAAACTTCATAAAAATGGCCTGGCCTCCAATATCGCTAAGTTCCATGcacttttcagccaaaatgatatgtggagaaaaagaaaaggttctTACCTGCTCAAATGTATTCTCTCTCAACCTGTAACTTTAAAACTTGCTGACAGATATGTGTCAGAGGACATCGCTATGGATCTAACTCAAACTCTAACTCTAAGTGAACAAGGCACATATCTGAGATGTACTGGGTGATATGCGGGATGTAACCTCAGATTTGGTTCATTGTAGGAATCTTACCTGAGTGTTTCTGGGTTATATGGACCGTAGTTTCTGTTGTTGGGCTGGGCTTGGAAGAGACCCCTGTGGTTGCTGCAGTGGTGGAACTCGACACAGGCTGCACTGCTGTGTGCTCCATAGCTGTGGTTGTTTGGACTGGGCTTTGGGTCACAGTAGAAGGGGTAAAAAGTGTGGAGCTTGATTGGGAGGTTTTGGTGACCTGTTGTGGACTGGTGGGCATGGTACTAATGCGAGTAGAGCTTCTGACGTCAGTAGTGGAAGAAGGTTCAGTTCCACCTGAGCTTGTCACCGTTGTTTGGGAAGGGGAAGAGCCTTGGGATGTTATCATAGAGTTATTTTCTGTGGCTAGGGAGCCCACGGGGGTAGCAGTGATGGTAACCACTTTGTTGTTTTCCGATGTGGTTTCGGTCCCGTTGGCAGAGTCATCTTCAGGGCTGGTGGATTCACTTTGGCCGTGCTGGTAAAGAAATCCTGGAGAAAACGAGACCACAAATTGAGTGTAATTTCAGTGTGCTGCACCTCTAATATCTACAGTAAAATCAGGGTAGTTTCATTAGACTGCATTTCTAATAGTGCCATCACAATGGCAAAATATTTACTTTGTCACAAAGTACAAGCATCACAATTTTGATACTAAAatcacaccacagcacacagaaaaAACTCAACAGACAGTAAGGTGTACAGGACTGGAATATTATTACTAATACTTATTCATACACTATAGTTCAACAACAGATTTAATTGccatttggcaaatggaaatggaCTGCCAGCTTGCTAGATTGCACTTGACAATGAACTACTGCCTTTTGAGTACACTCAGTAGGGTCCCAGTTAATGTAAGCTCTATCATCTTGCACAGTCAACATGCGTGTGTTTGGTAACCACAAGACACAATATGGTGTCAGAAGTTTTATTCATTCTATCAGTCCTTTTCCTCACGTGAAGTGACTCTGACACAGTGGACCGCTAATCGACCTCCTACTGGGAAATGTAATTTCCTCAAGTAGTTTGCAATGTAATTATAGCTGACAGAGTCCTTCACAGTACAACCAAGGGGATTAACACACCCTCTTTCTCAGAGTCGTGTGAACAATACAGGGTGCTCACCTCTGTCGCCCCCCCTGTTATAAGCCATTATGACCCCAAGGGCAATGTCAAGTTCAGGTGGAACTGAACCTTCTTCCACTACAGACTTCAAAAGCTCTACACGTGAACACACACTAGGGTTCTGTGACAAATCAGAAGAATACAGTtgatacatatttttttgaGTGCAACAATCATATTggctttccttttttatttattttaaaaaaattatattaaccTGACGTGGTAGTGAACTTACAAACTTCGAAGGCCAGGTATATTCTTCAAGGGGAAAAAGTGCATTATAAAACCAAAACAAGAAGAGTTTGGAGTTAAAGCCGTTTTTGTGGAGCATTTCTGTAGGTTTTTTAATTCCCTTTCATGAGCTGTGGGTTGCAATTCAGATTCGTTTTTATATATTTGGTGAATACTAGGTATACATTAAAAGTGTAGTTAAGAGCAATTCGATGAAAATCGATGAAATCCGACACCCATGGCACCACCAGAGGTTGAGAATGATGGTAAAGAAGTGTGTACAAGACTGATTGTCACTTCAAACAAATGGGAAGGGGATTATCTCCAAAACCCTTAAGACTTCCTGAGATTGGCGATAACCAAGGCAAACAGTTTGCTGCACATAAAAACAACAGTTCAACAAAACCACtaggaaatgtattcttaaatacaaacacaaatcagcATAAGATTGCCTTAGATAAAAACCAGGCTTTGAAAATATAACGAAAGCTTGGTTAATATTGAAAGATGGGATCTAATGAGCCAAAAAGAACCAAAGAGACAAGTCTTCCATATGCTTCCAACACAAGTATTATTTTCATGGGGACAGCCTGAGCAGACGGCTAGCCCTGCAGCTACAAAACAAATCCAAAGCAGTCATTAACGCAATATGCTTCAATAAAATATCATACGGCAGGATCATctttcattaatattaattcTCATCACTGTCACAAACAGTGCTTATTTtagcattcatttaaaaaaaagaaaagcatcaGTATTTGCATAGTAATTGCAATGTATGTCAGTCGCAGTGAAGAAACTAATTAAAAAAGCACTGATACTGGAGACAGGGATGCCACCAGGAGTTTTCAAAAAGATCCCACATTGGGCCCACCACTCCAGGCCACCCCATCCCTGTACAATTACagcacaattattattattattttatttttatttttttgcatagaCCGCTGTATAAGTAGGCCTATTGAGCTAGAATGTAATATGAACAGCACATGACAAATGTGAAGTCTGCACTGAGTCCTTTTAAAGAATTTGTCACACAGCAATTTGGGCACACTAAAAATGAATAGCTATGGTTGAGATTAATTGAATAGTAATAACTGAAAGATGAGATTTCGGCTTCCTCCACGGCTAGCTCAGGGACAGTGGTTGCAGTGGCAGTGTTACGTtccacgtatgtatgtctgtctgttccccccccccttaaactctacagatgaagccatcaaccatttccattcgctgtccctgctgtccatcatcattgccctggtcccgcctccaccaatcacatccctctgcttatataaactgtgttggctgccctataggGGGCGATGCTTGACTTGCCCATTCATTGCCTTCATAACcctgttgtgtgcatgcgtgttcctccgttctcctactcctgtgaatgtggttgtccgtgtgtaggccctggggcaggtaagacagaggcctctatacactgttgctgcacgtagggtgaaccattgtttagacaccttaggaaaggggtgattgccacctatgtacttttgattatagagtagagatattattttgttacagttagtatgtattttgtttttagctctctttggttttgttcatttaattgatttggcaacacccaggtcccttggcctcgtacccgatgtgtctttgtcttgtttgaaaactgtaaatagcaccgccactgtacattttttgtaaatacaactattgcacctcaaacctggtttgttcgatcattttcactcctcaaatacatcctcccggtcatttttatttaattataattttgttgcgtactccctcctacccctggacgcctgagaacgtaacaaaaatgggggctcgtccgggatattGAGCGTTTTGTAAATATCGTCAACCATTGAGTGTGCTTCGTAGGCTGTACAGAAACTTGTATTCAGAATGGAGAACATTGAAACCAAGCACGCGGAGTTTGAAGTGGAAACATTTATTAGAAACctttctgtttctggttttgacaAGTGTCGTAAGGCAGAATTAATTCGTATTGCACAGCATTATGGCATCCCAGTAACAACACagtctttgaaaaaaaatattcggTCTGTGGTATGGGATAAATTGGTAGAGCTGGGTATCTTTGTCCTGCCTGCGGTCCAACCTGAGCTGGAGCAGGGTGCTGCGGCTTCCTTCGGatcggaggagaaggagaggccgTTGCCGATTACCCCGCCGCAGCCGGTAACTCTGCCGAGGTTCGAAGGGCTCTCGTCGGTGTCGGCATCGTCTGAGTCGATGGTTGGGGCGAGGTTGAAAATTCGTTTAGCCCGCCTGCAACTAGAACAAGAAGCCAGGGAGAAACGGGAAGCCAGAGAGGCCATAGAAAGAGCTCAGAGAATTGAGTTTGAGCATATATTAGCTATGCGGACACTGGAGATTGAGGCGGAGACTAAGTTGAAGATACGTAAATTGGAGTTGGAGAGCGCCGCTGTGCAAGCTGCTACGTTACCAGCCTCAGTTATGCCCGCGCCACTTTCTACGCACTATGACGTGCGAAGGCACATAGCTATTCCCCCTTTTCGGGAGACGGAGGTGGATACCTATTTTAGCACTTTTGAGCGCCTTGCTACTGCACTAAACTGGCCAAAAGACATTTGGACCACCTTGCTGCAGTGTAAACTGACCGGTAAAGCGCAGGATGCAGTGGCTATCTTGTCGCTTGCCGATAGTTTAAATTATGAAGTCGTTAAGGCTGCGGTGCTCCGTGCTTATGAGTTGGTGCCGGAGGCTTATAGGCAGAAGTTCAGAGACTACCGAAAGACCTCGACTCAGTCTTTTGTTGAGTTCGCTAGGGAGAAGGGAGCTCTGTTCGATAAATGGTGTGCTGCTAGCAAATCCACAGACTATAATTCACTCCGAGAATTAATTTTATTGGAAGAATTTAAGAAGTGCACGCCAGAGAGGTGTGTAGTATATTTGAATGAGCAAAAGGTTACGTCCTTAAATGAGGCGGCAATCTTTGCCGATGAGTTTACCCTCACACATAAAGGTGTGTTTGCGACGTCTAGTGGGAAAACTGCTGAAGCTGAGGTTGCGTCATCAGTTAAACCCCCTAAATCTCCCCCTACACGCTCTAAGGAAGAGCGGGAGTGTTTTTACTGCCACAAAAAGGGTCATGTAATAGCAGattgttatttattaaaaaataaaaataccagtaCCCCAAAACCTACCGGGTTGGTTAGAGCAGTATCTCATAAACTTCCCAGTACCAGTGAAGAAGGTAGCGTTGGCTACGCACCATTCGTATTTGAAGGATTTGTGTCTCTGGTTGGGGAACCGAATGTCCAAAAGGCAGTTCGAATTTTAAGGGACACTGGGGCATCCCAGTCCTTCTTACTGGCGGGGGTCTTGCCCTTGTCAGATACGTCCTCCTGTGGGGCGGACATCATAGTTCAAGGAATCGAGATGGGTTTTATTAGTGTTCCGTTGCATAAGGTGCAAGTTAACACGGATTTAATGTCTGGCTGTTTTAAAGTAGCCGTGCGTTCTTCTTTACCAGTTCCAGGGATAGACCTCATTATGGGGAACGATATTGCCGGTGGAAAAGTGTACCCTGTACTAGAGGTTGTGAAAAACCCTGAGACACACGCTACGCCAGAGGTTTCGAAAACTCCCTCTGACATTTACCCTGCATGTGTGCTTACCCGAGCACAAGCACGAAAATGGGGCGAGCAGGTGAATTTGTCAGACTCTATCTTAGCCACTCCGTTCGCTAGCGATGTTCCGGTACCCGAGAGATCGCCCAAAAAGGTAAAGGAGAAACACTTGTCAAGGGAGATACTTTCGATGAAGCTGCCAGTCACACGCGAGCAGCTTATTGACGCTCAGAAAA is a window from the Conger conger chromosome 8, fConCon1.1, whole genome shotgun sequence genome containing:
- the podxl gene encoding podocalyxin, translated to MRVIHAIILLGFLYQHGQSESTSPEDDSANGTETTSENNKVVTITATPVGSLATENNSMITSQGSSPSQTTVTSSGGTEPSSTTDVRSSTRISTMPTSPQQVTKTSQSSSTLFTPSTVTQSPVQTTTAMEHTAVQPVSSSTTAATTGVSSKPSPTTETTVHITQKHSASTSGSMSQPVVTSSTSATKSTAIAPGTNRTGTTAVQSSQKPFSMTFSTEDNRGEDGREKDLYQICQELMKNMQKANCTLQGHYGENKKIIFEGAVIHVSPAYLEEYYNDLKRPTPDNSTLTIILGSCSALLGVIIFLTTYTVCRLKAKRKDQQHLTEELQTVENGYHDNPTLEVLEVQSEMQEKSALSAELSDSWIVPGNSLAKEDMADEEDTHL